Proteins found in one Hypericibacter terrae genomic segment:
- a CDS encoding 2Fe-2S iron-sulfur cluster-binding protein, with amino-acid sequence MSDGVNRLSAPAGLLIDRGQPVTFTFEGRPFQGFVGDTIASALAANDEWLISRSFKYHRPRGILTMAGQDANTLVQIGGEPNVLADMHPIRPGLAVMGQNYKGSLEQDRLSFMERLGRFLPVGFYYKAFFKPKWTWPHWEKVIREIAGLGKVDVHAHHDYYDKEYLFADVAVIGAGPAGMAAASEAAKAGLEVILIDEGPRVGGSLSYARFDAAGEQGRTRSRELAAELAASQNIRILTDATCNGFFADNWLAVIKGNRLYKLRAKAVVVATGSLEQPAVFHNNDLPGVMLGSAAQRLIKLYGVRPGRRAVVLTANADGYGVALDLGDAGVEVAAVVDLRNEADSSAFAKAVHARGVSILQGHGVAETFYGVGKRNITAALVGKVTGEGELSPALATIPCDLLCMSVGYSPTGQLLHHIGAKFAYDRASHMFAPSVLPAHVFAAGSVNGTYALDAVIAEGRRAGWAAAKDAGAAVGGEPSAPGDRGAIGVTHPWPIFPSKKGKDFVDFDEDLQVKDLVNGIADGYDHVELLKRYTTVSMGPSQGRHSAVATVRIDAKETGRDIATMSVTTQRPPYRPEKFGLMAGRTFEPERHTAMHRRHLELGARMMPAGLWYRPAFYGKKEERDQAIREEVRNVRNNVGLIDVSTLGGLDVRGPDAAEFLNRLYTFAYAKQPVGRSRYVLMTDQSGAIIDDGVACRFGEEHFYVTATTSGVDGVYRLMLFWNSQWRLDVDVANVTAAYAGVNLAGPKSREVLQKLCPDVDLSAAAFPYMGVRMGTVAGIPARLMRVGFVGELGYEIHVPASMGEALWDKLMEAGRPAGIRPFGVEAQRVLRLEKGHIIIGQDTDGLTHPYEADMAWAISKTKPYFMGGRSIDIQNRSGLTRKLVGFTLDDANAPVPEECHLVVRGAEILGRVTSAVISPSLGRVVGLAYVAPDQAEPGKNFDIKVAGGRLIQARVVPIPFFDPENKRQEM; translated from the coding sequence ATGAGCGACGGGGTCAACCGTCTTTCGGCACCGGCCGGCCTGCTGATCGACCGCGGCCAACCGGTCACCTTCACCTTCGAAGGCCGGCCCTTCCAGGGATTCGTCGGCGACACGATCGCGAGCGCGCTCGCGGCCAACGACGAATGGCTGATCTCGCGCTCCTTCAAATATCACCGGCCGCGCGGGATCCTGACGATGGCCGGCCAGGACGCGAACACGCTGGTCCAGATCGGCGGCGAGCCCAACGTGCTGGCCGACATGCATCCGATCCGGCCCGGCCTCGCCGTGATGGGCCAGAACTACAAGGGCAGCCTCGAGCAGGACCGGCTCTCCTTCATGGAGAGGCTCGGCCGCTTCCTCCCGGTGGGTTTCTATTACAAGGCTTTCTTCAAGCCGAAATGGACCTGGCCGCATTGGGAGAAGGTGATCCGCGAGATCGCCGGCCTGGGCAAGGTCGACGTCCACGCGCATCATGACTACTACGACAAGGAATATCTCTTCGCCGATGTCGCGGTGATCGGTGCCGGCCCCGCCGGCATGGCGGCGGCGTCCGAGGCGGCGAAGGCCGGCCTCGAGGTGATCCTGATCGACGAGGGCCCGCGCGTCGGCGGTTCGCTCTCCTATGCGCGCTTCGATGCGGCGGGCGAGCAGGGCAGGACGCGTTCGCGCGAGCTCGCGGCCGAGCTGGCCGCGTCGCAGAACATCCGGATCCTGACCGACGCCACCTGCAACGGCTTCTTCGCCGACAATTGGCTGGCGGTGATCAAGGGTAATCGCCTCTACAAGCTGCGCGCCAAGGCGGTGGTGGTCGCGACCGGCTCGCTCGAGCAGCCGGCGGTGTTCCACAACAACGACCTGCCGGGCGTGATGCTGGGCTCGGCGGCGCAGCGCCTGATCAAGCTCTATGGCGTGAGGCCCGGCCGTCGCGCCGTGGTGCTGACGGCCAATGCCGACGGCTATGGCGTGGCGCTCGATCTGGGCGATGCCGGCGTCGAGGTCGCGGCCGTGGTCGATCTTCGCAATGAGGCCGACAGTTCGGCCTTCGCCAAGGCGGTCCATGCGCGCGGCGTCTCGATCCTGCAGGGCCATGGGGTGGCCGAGACCTTCTATGGCGTGGGCAAGCGCAACATCACGGCGGCCCTGGTCGGCAAGGTGACGGGCGAGGGCGAGCTCTCGCCGGCGCTCGCCACCATTCCCTGCGATCTGCTCTGCATGTCGGTCGGCTACAGCCCGACCGGCCAGCTCCTGCATCATATCGGCGCGAAGTTCGCCTATGACCGCGCCAGCCACATGTTTGCGCCCAGCGTCCTGCCGGCCCATGTCTTCGCGGCCGGCTCGGTCAACGGCACCTATGCGCTCGATGCCGTGATCGCCGAAGGCCGCCGCGCCGGCTGGGCCGCCGCGAAGGATGCCGGGGCCGCCGTGGGCGGCGAGCCCTCGGCGCCGGGCGATCGGGGCGCCATCGGCGTGACCCATCCCTGGCCGATCTTCCCGAGCAAGAAGGGCAAGGACTTCGTCGATTTCGACGAAGACCTCCAGGTCAAGGATCTGGTGAACGGCATCGCCGACGGCTACGACCATGTCGAGCTGCTGAAGCGCTACACCACCGTCAGCATGGGGCCCTCGCAGGGCCGCCATTCGGCGGTGGCGACGGTGCGCATCGACGCCAAGGAGACCGGCCGCGACATCGCGACCATGTCGGTCACGACCCAGCGGCCGCCCTACCGGCCGGAGAAATTCGGCCTCATGGCGGGCCGGACCTTCGAGCCCGAGCGCCACACCGCGATGCATCGGCGCCATCTGGAGCTGGGCGCGCGCATGATGCCCGCGGGCCTCTGGTACCGCCCGGCCTTCTACGGCAAGAAGGAAGAGCGCGACCAGGCGATCCGCGAGGAAGTCCGCAATGTCCGCAACAATGTCGGGCTGATCGACGTCTCGACCCTGGGCGGGCTCGACGTGCGCGGGCCCGACGCAGCCGAGTTCCTCAACCGCCTCTATACCTTCGCCTATGCCAAGCAGCCGGTCGGCCGCTCGCGCTATGTGCTGATGACCGACCAGAGCGGCGCCATCATCGATGACGGCGTCGCCTGCCGTTTCGGCGAAGAGCATTTCTACGTGACCGCGACCACCAGCGGCGTCGACGGCGTCTATCGCCTGATGCTGTTCTGGAATTCGCAGTGGCGCCTCGATGTCGACGTGGCGAACGTCACGGCGGCTTATGCCGGCGTCAATCTCGCGGGTCCGAAGTCGCGCGAGGTGTTGCAGAAGCTCTGCCCGGATGTCGATCTCTCGGCCGCTGCCTTCCCCTATATGGGCGTGCGGATGGGAACGGTCGCGGGTATCCCGGCGCGGCTGATGCGCGTCGGCTTCGTCGGCGAGCTCGGCTACGAGATCCATGTGCCGGCCTCGATGGGCGAGGCCCTGTGGGACAAGCTGATGGAGGCGGGACGGCCCGCCGGCATCCGTCCCTTCGGCGTCGAGGCCCAGCGCGTGCTGCGCCTGGAGAAGGGCCATATCATCATCGGACAGGACACGGACGGGCTGACGCATCCCTACGAGGCCGACATGGCCTGGGCGATCTCGAAGACCAAGCCCTACTTCATGGGCGGCCGCTCGATCGACATCCAGAATCGCTCGGGCCTGACGCGCAAGCTGGTCGGGTTCACGCTCGACGATGCCAATGCGCCGGTGCCGGAGGAATGTCACCTGGTGGTGCGGGGAGCGGAGATCCTGGGCCGCGTCACCTCGGCCGTGATCTCGCCGTCGCTCGGCCGGGTGGTGGGTCTGGCTTATGTAGCGCCCGACCAGGCCGAACCCGGCAAGAATTTCGACATCAAGGTCGCGGGCGGGCGGCTGATCCAGGCGCGGGTGGTGCCGATCCCGTTCTTCGACCCCGAGAACAAGCGGCAGGAGATGTAA
- a CDS encoding sarcosine oxidase produces the protein MASATVSPTAFNRRSYVYRLLDAKGAEWAAIRDSAVAMRLGRSVDEEVGIGRRLALTDLSPLPRTGFKGTGTVEWLTAQGMMIGPDSNMAYRQADGSLAARLAPTEIFLIDSLKGEAGLIDRLNGAWNWGAEKPRKLIGYPMPRAESHCWFMISGWQAPAMFAKICGVDLRAHKFKQGQIAQTSVAKISAILIRDYFGEMPAYHLLTDSASAEYMWGCLVDAMAEFDGQPIGLGALRRLAEAR, from the coding sequence ATGGCCAGTGCGACCGTCTCCCCGACCGCCTTCAACCGCCGTAGCTATGTCTATCGCCTGCTGGACGCCAAGGGCGCCGAATGGGCAGCGATCCGCGACAGTGCGGTCGCCATGCGGCTCGGCCGCTCCGTCGACGAGGAAGTCGGCATCGGCCGGCGGCTTGCGCTGACCGATCTCTCGCCCCTGCCGCGCACCGGCTTCAAGGGCACCGGCACCGTCGAATGGCTGACCGCCCAGGGCATGATGATCGGGCCCGACAGCAACATGGCCTATCGCCAGGCCGATGGCTCGCTGGCGGCGAGGCTCGCGCCCACGGAGATCTTCCTGATCGACAGCCTCAAGGGCGAGGCCGGCCTGATCGACCGGCTCAACGGCGCCTGGAACTGGGGGGCCGAGAAACCGCGCAAGCTCATCGGTTATCCGATGCCTCGCGCCGAGAGCCATTGCTGGTTCATGATCTCGGGCTGGCAGGCGCCGGCGATGTTCGCGAAGATCTGCGGCGTCGATCTGCGCGCGCATAAATTCAAGCAGGGCCAGATCGCGCAGACCTCGGTCGCCAAGATCAGCGCCATCCTGATCCGCGACTATTTCGGCGAGATGCCGGCCTATCACCTGCTGACCGACAGCGCGTCGGCGGAATATATGTGGGGCTGCCTCGTCGATGCGATGGCCGAATTCGACGGCCAGCCGATCGGACTGGGCGCGCTGCGCCGTCTGGCCGAGGCGCGGTGA
- a CDS encoding helix-turn-helix domain-containing protein → MKGKRKTGAGAPGSEARKGGAAPRKPAKRPASETVQEFQDPHGLIDKRHGRLEEAIGREVRDFRRKLNMTVAELAKIAELSAGMLSKIENGMTSPSLATLRALSVALHVPVTAFFRRFEEERDATFVKAGQGLQIERRGTRAGHQYQLLGHTLRKSISVEPYMITLTADSDVFPLFQHDGVEFIFMLEGEVSYRHGDRTYTLLPGDSLFFDADVPHGPDELRKLPIRFLSIICYPRDAEG, encoded by the coding sequence GTGAAGGGCAAGCGCAAGACCGGGGCGGGCGCGCCGGGATCGGAGGCGCGCAAGGGCGGGGCCGCGCCCCGGAAACCCGCGAAACGTCCGGCGTCGGAGACGGTGCAGGAGTTCCAGGACCCGCACGGCCTGATCGACAAGCGCCATGGCCGGCTCGAGGAGGCGATCGGGCGCGAGGTGCGCGACTTCCGACGCAAGCTCAACATGACGGTGGCCGAACTCGCCAAGATAGCCGAGCTCTCGGCCGGCATGCTGTCCAAGATCGAGAACGGCATGACCTCGCCCTCGCTGGCGACCCTGCGGGCCCTCTCGGTGGCGCTCCATGTGCCGGTCACGGCCTTCTTCCGCCGTTTCGAGGAGGAACGCGACGCCACCTTCGTCAAGGCGGGGCAGGGCTTGCAGATCGAGCGCCGCGGCACGCGCGCCGGGCATCAGTACCAGCTGCTCGGCCATACGCTGCGCAAGAGCATCTCGGTCGAGCCCTATATGATCACCCTGACCGCGGATTCCGACGTGTTTCCGCTGTTCCAGCATGACGGCGTCGAGTTCATCTTCATGCTCGAGGGCGAGGTCAGCTATCGCCATGGCGACCGCACCTACACGCTTCTGCCGGGCGACTCGCTGTTCTTCGATGCGGACGTGCCGCACGGTCCCGACGAGCTGCGCAAGCTGCCGATCCGGTTCCTCTCGATCATCTGCTATCCGCGCGATGCAGAAGGCTGA
- a CDS encoding formate--tetrahydrofolate ligase, with the protein MSKKVGSDIEIARAAKMQPIEKIAEKLGIPEKHLFRYGPSKAKIDLHYVDELRSRPDGKLILVTAITPTPAGEGKTTTTVGLGDGLNRIGKKAVICLREPSIGPCFGMKGGAAGGGYAQVVPMEDINLHFTGDFHAIGMANNLLAALLDNHIYWGNELGIDSRRITWRRVLDMNDRALRSIVASLGGVANGYPREDGFDITVASEVMAIFCLATDLNDLSRRLGNIVVAYTRDRKPVYARDLKAEGPMTVLLKDALMPNLVQTLENNPAFIHGGPFANIAHGCNSVIATTTALKLGEYVVTEAGFGADLGAEKFFDIKCRKTGLKPSAAVIVATIRALKMHGGVAKEDLGKENVGALKKGIVNLARHVENVKRFGIPPVVAVNRFVADTEAEMAALKQACAELGAEAISCTHWSDGGAGTEELARKVVQIAEGGKANFRTLYPDDMPLWDKVRTIAQDLYGAQGIIADKKVRDQFAEYEKAGFGHYPICMAKTQYSFSTDPNLKGAPSNHVVPVREIRLSAGAEFVVVICGEIMTMPGLPKVPSANFIKLNARGEVEGLF; encoded by the coding sequence ATGAGTAAAAAGGTCGGTAGCGATATCGAGATCGCGCGGGCTGCCAAGATGCAGCCGATCGAGAAGATCGCCGAGAAGCTGGGAATTCCGGAAAAGCACCTGTTCCGCTACGGACCCTCCAAAGCCAAGATCGACCTGCATTATGTCGACGAGCTCAGGTCGCGCCCCGACGGCAAGCTGATTCTCGTCACCGCCATCACGCCGACGCCGGCGGGCGAAGGCAAGACCACCACCACGGTCGGGCTGGGCGACGGTCTCAACCGCATCGGCAAGAAGGCCGTCATCTGCCTGCGCGAACCCTCGATCGGGCCCTGCTTCGGCATGAAGGGCGGAGCGGCCGGCGGCGGCTATGCCCAGGTCGTGCCGATGGAAGACATCAATCTTCATTTCACCGGCGATTTCCATGCCATTGGCATGGCCAACAATCTGCTGGCGGCCCTGCTCGATAACCACATCTATTGGGGCAACGAGCTCGGCATCGATTCGCGTCGGATCACCTGGCGCCGGGTGCTCGACATGAACGATCGCGCGCTGCGTTCGATCGTGGCCTCGCTGGGCGGTGTCGCCAACGGCTATCCGCGCGAAGACGGCTTCGACATCACCGTGGCTTCGGAAGTGATGGCCATCTTCTGTCTGGCAACCGACCTGAACGATCTGTCGCGTCGCCTCGGCAATATCGTCGTGGCTTATACCCGTGACCGCAAACCGGTCTATGCGCGCGATCTCAAGGCGGAAGGCCCGATGACGGTCCTGCTCAAGGACGCGTTGATGCCGAACCTGGTGCAGACGCTCGAGAACAATCCTGCGTTCATCCATGGCGGCCCGTTCGCCAACATCGCCCATGGTTGCAACTCCGTGATTGCAACCACCACTGCGCTCAAGCTCGGCGAGTATGTGGTGACGGAAGCCGGCTTCGGTGCCGACCTGGGCGCCGAGAAGTTCTTCGACATCAAATGCCGCAAGACGGGGCTCAAGCCGTCGGCGGCCGTGATTGTCGCGACCATCCGTGCACTCAAGATGCATGGCGGCGTGGCCAAGGAAGACCTCGGCAAGGAGAATGTCGGAGCACTCAAGAAGGGCATCGTCAATCTGGCGCGCCACGTCGAGAACGTAAAAAGATTCGGGATCCCGCCCGTGGTGGCGGTCAACCGCTTCGTGGCGGACACGGAGGCGGAGATGGCAGCCCTGAAGCAGGCCTGCGCCGAGCTCGGCGCTGAAGCCATCAGTTGCACCCATTGGTCCGATGGCGGCGCCGGCACCGAGGAACTGGCGAGGAAGGTCGTGCAGATCGCCGAGGGCGGGAAGGCCAATTTCCGCACGCTCTATCCGGACGATATGCCGCTCTGGGACAAGGTCCGCACCATCGCGCAGGATCTCTATGGCGCGCAGGGCATCATTGCGGACAAGAAGGTGCGCGACCAGTTCGCCGAGTATGAGAAGGCAGGGTTTGGCCACTACCCGATCTGCATGGCGAAGACTCAATACAGCTTCTCGACCGACCCCAACCTCAAGGGCGCACCTTCGAACCATGTGGTGCCGGTGCGCGAGATCAGGCTCTCCGCGGGTGCCGAGTTCGTGGTGGTGATCTGCGGCGAGATCATGACCATGCCGGGCTTGCCCAAGGTGCCGTCGGCCAACTTCATCAAGCTCAACGCGCGAGGCGAGGTCGAAGGCCTGTTCTGA
- the glnT gene encoding type III glutamate--ammonia ligase has protein sequence MAADLSKIAKERKIKYFLISYVDLFGQLRAKLAPAEAIAGMQRDGAGFAGFATWLDMTPAHPDLFARPDPDSLIQLPWKPEVGWLASDLWMDGKEVHDSPRAQLKHQIAKAAAKGWRMKTGVECEYFLITPDGRSVADSLDSQEKPCYDQMALMRRYDVITEICNSMLALGWKPYQNDHEDANGQFEMNWEYDDALLTADRHVFFKYMVRQIAEKHGMRATFMPKPFLNLTGNGCHAHVSVWDKSGKTNLFHDPKGELGLSKLAYSFLGGVIHSADALCSFFNPTVNSYKRINAPRTLSGATWAPNTITYGGNNRTHMVRIPDAGRFELRLMDGAANPYLLQAGVLAAGLDGVDNKRDPGPRLDINMYTEGHKVKGAKKLPLNLLDALRLTEKSKVLREAMGDSFIDAYTRMKHEEWSRYCRHLTQWEMDNTLDC, from the coding sequence ATGGCTGCCGACCTTTCCAAAATCGCCAAAGAGCGAAAGATCAAATATTTCCTGATCAGCTATGTCGATCTGTTCGGCCAGCTGCGCGCCAAGCTGGCGCCGGCCGAGGCGATCGCTGGCATGCAGCGCGACGGGGCGGGTTTCGCCGGCTTCGCGACCTGGCTGGACATGACGCCGGCCCATCCGGATCTGTTCGCGCGTCCCGATCCCGACAGCCTGATCCAGCTGCCCTGGAAGCCCGAGGTGGGCTGGCTCGCGAGCGATCTCTGGATGGACGGCAAGGAGGTCCATGACAGCCCGCGCGCGCAATTGAAGCATCAGATCGCGAAGGCCGCCGCCAAGGGCTGGCGCATGAAGACCGGCGTCGAATGCGAGTATTTTCTGATTACGCCCGATGGCAGATCGGTTGCCGATTCGCTCGATTCGCAGGAGAAGCCCTGTTACGACCAGATGGCGCTGATGCGCCGCTACGATGTCATCACCGAGATCTGCAACTCGATGCTGGCGCTGGGCTGGAAGCCCTACCAGAACGATCATGAGGACGCCAACGGCCAGTTCGAGATGAACTGGGAATATGACGATGCGCTGCTGACCGCCGACCGTCACGTCTTCTTCAAATATATGGTCCGCCAGATCGCCGAGAAGCACGGCATGCGCGCGACCTTCATGCCCAAGCCATTCTTGAATCTGACCGGCAATGGCTGTCACGCCCATGTCTCGGTCTGGGACAAGAGTGGCAAGACCAACCTGTTCCACGATCCGAAGGGCGAACTCGGCCTCTCGAAGCTGGCCTACAGCTTCCTCGGCGGCGTCATCCATTCCGCCGACGCGCTCTGTTCCTTCTTCAATCCGACCGTGAACAGCTACAAGCGCATCAACGCGCCGCGGACGCTCTCCGGGGCAACCTGGGCGCCCAACACCATCACCTATGGCGGCAACAACCGGACCCACATGGTCCGCATTCCGGATGCCGGCCGGTTCGAGCTGCGCCTCATGGATGGCGCCGCCAATCCCTATCTGCTGCAGGCGGGCGTCCTGGCGGCGGGCCTCGACGGGGTCGACAACAAGCGCGACCCGGGTCCGCGCCTCGATATCAACATGTATACCGAGGGCCATAAGGTGAAGGGCGCCAAGAAGCTGCCCCTGAACCTGCTGGACGCGCTCCGCCTGACCGAAAAGAGCAAGGTCCTGCGCGAGGCCATGGGCGACAGTTTCATCGACGCCTATACCCGGATGAAGCATGAGGAATGGTCGCGCTATTGCCGCCATCTGACCCAGTGGGAGATGGACAACACCTTGGATTGCTAA
- a CDS encoding sarcosine oxidase subunit delta: MKIMNCPLNGPRNISEFVWGGEVKPMPDPARVSDREWAEYVHIENNTAGVVREWWCHVPTSFWFIAERHTVTDEILRTYPAGEVFKSRVEFSAAPKANEEKK, translated from the coding sequence ATGAAGATCATGAACTGCCCGCTCAACGGCCCGCGCAACATCTCGGAGTTCGTCTGGGGCGGCGAAGTGAAGCCGATGCCCGATCCCGCGCGAGTCTCGGACCGCGAATGGGCCGAGTATGTGCATATCGAGAACAACACCGCCGGCGTGGTGCGCGAATGGTGGTGCCACGTGCCCACCTCCTTCTGGTTCATCGCCGAGCGCCACACGGTGACGGACGAGATCCTGCGCACCTATCCGGCGGGCGAGGTCTTCAAATCCCGGGTCGAGTTCAGTGCGGCGCCGAAGGCGAACGAGGAAAAGAAATGA
- a CDS encoding GltB/FmdC/FwdC-like GXGXG domain-containing protein: MITVDLAHSSVRDLNDRLHHLPPETNEKAWRVVNPKGAHALCAGLTLPIEVTIDGHPGYYCAGMNKEATILVNGHCGVGLAENMMSGEVRVKGNASDAAGATGRGGLLVIEGDAGLRCGISMKGIDIVVGGSVGHMSAFMAQGGSLVVCGDAGSSLGDSIYEARLYVQGKVESLGADCVEKKMTPHHLAKLEKLLARAGIKADAKRFRRYGSARRLYNFHVDNADAY, encoded by the coding sequence ATGATCACTGTCGATCTGGCCCACAGCTCGGTTCGCGATCTCAACGACCGTTTGCATCATCTGCCGCCGGAAACCAACGAGAAGGCCTGGCGCGTCGTCAATCCGAAGGGAGCGCATGCGCTCTGCGCCGGCCTGACCCTGCCGATCGAGGTCACGATCGACGGGCATCCCGGCTATTACTGCGCCGGCATGAACAAGGAAGCGACCATCCTCGTGAACGGCCATTGCGGCGTGGGCCTGGCCGAAAACATGATGTCCGGCGAAGTGCGCGTGAAGGGCAATGCCTCGGACGCGGCCGGCGCCACCGGGCGCGGTGGCCTGCTCGTGATCGAGGGCGATGCGGGCTTGCGCTGCGGCATCTCGATGAAGGGCATCGACATCGTGGTGGGCGGGTCGGTCGGCCATATGAGCGCCTTCATGGCGCAGGGCGGCAGCCTCGTCGTCTGCGGCGATGCCGGCTCGAGCCTCGGCGATTCCATCTACGAGGCCCGCCTCTATGTGCAGGGCAAGGTCGAGAGCCTGGGTGCGGACTGCGTCGAGAAGAAGATGACGCCGCACCATCTGGCCAAGCTCGAGAAACTGCTGGCTCGCGCCGGGATCAAAGCCGACGCGAAGCGCTTCAGGCGCTACGGGTCGGCGCGCCGGCTCTATAATTTCCATGTCGACAACGCCGACGCCTATTGA
- a CDS encoding class II glutamine amidotransferase, with translation MCGIVGLFLKNPALRPSLGRHLSHMLVEMTERGPDSAGIAVYHKPVTGKDSKLTLFHADPHFHWREIGGALGEALKAEVDIETKANHVVMTVSAPDANVRGWLKAHHPEIRIMGYGQVMEVYKDMGLPKQVADRYGLAKMEGTHAIGHTRMATESAVTTEHSHPFTAASDMCLVHNGSLSNHNNLRRWLRHRGHEFETDNDSEVAARYFAQRLSEGASLAEALEAGLKDLDGFYTFTMGTRNGFAVLRDAFACKPAVLAETDDWVAMASEYRSIANLPGADKAKVWAPAPAVVYTWDVQAAA, from the coding sequence ATGTGCGGAATCGTCGGACTCTTCCTCAAGAATCCGGCCTTGAGGCCCAGCCTCGGCCGGCATCTGAGCCATATGCTTGTGGAGATGACCGAGCGCGGCCCCGACAGCGCGGGCATCGCGGTCTATCACAAGCCGGTCACGGGCAAGGACTCGAAGCTGACGCTGTTCCATGCCGACCCGCATTTCCACTGGCGCGAGATCGGCGGCGCGCTCGGCGAGGCGCTCAAGGCCGAGGTCGATATCGAGACCAAGGCCAACCACGTGGTCATGACCGTCTCGGCGCCGGACGCGAATGTTCGCGGCTGGCTCAAGGCGCATCATCCCGAAATCCGCATCATGGGCTATGGCCAGGTGATGGAGGTTTACAAGGATATGGGCCTGCCCAAGCAGGTCGCCGACCGCTACGGCCTCGCCAAGATGGAGGGCACGCATGCCATCGGTCATACCAGGATGGCGACCGAGAGCGCGGTCACGACCGAGCATTCGCATCCCTTCACGGCGGCCTCGGACATGTGCCTCGTGCATAACGGCTCGCTCTCGAACCACAACAATCTGCGCCGCTGGCTGCGGCATCGCGGCCACGAGTTCGAGACCGACAACGACAGCGAGGTGGCGGCACGCTATTTCGCGCAGCGCCTGAGCGAGGGGGCGAGCCTGGCCGAAGCGCTCGAGGCCGGCCTCAAAGACCTGGACGGCTTCTATACCTTCACCATGGGCACGCGGAACGGCTTCGCCGTGTTGCGTGATGCCTTCGCCTGCAAACCGGCGGTCCTGGCCGAAACCGACGATTGGGTGGCGATGGCCTCGGAATATCGCTCGATCGCCAATCTGCCGGGCGCGGACAAGGCCAAGGTCTGGGCGCCGGCGCCGGCCGTCGTTTACACCTGGGATGTGCAGGCCGCGGCATGA
- a CDS encoding FMN-binding glutamate synthase family protein, producing the protein MSATFSPVPMPPRRSATFDEYAIAEIQRAAATGIYDIRGFGAKRKVPHFDDLVFLGASVSRYPLEGYREKCATDIMLGTRFAKKPIHLKIPITIAGMSFGSLSAQAKEALGRGASQMGTSTTTGDGGMTQEERGHSNILVYQLLPSRYGMNPDDLRKADAIEVVVGQGAKPGGGGMLLGQKISPRVAKMRTLPEGIDQRSACRHPDWTGPDDLTIKIQEIREITDWEKPVYVKIGATRPYYDVALAVKSGADVVVLDGMQGGTAATQEVFIEHVGIPTLAAIRPAVQALQDLDMHRKVQLIVSGGIRNGADVAKALALGADAVSIGTAALIALGDNDPKLDAEYRKIGATAGTYDDWHEGRDPAGITTQDPELAKRLDPIRAGHKLANYLAVLTMETQIIARACGKSHVLNLEPEDLVALTIEAAAMARVPLAGTNWIPGQGGL; encoded by the coding sequence ATGAGCGCCACCTTCTCTCCCGTGCCGATGCCGCCGCGCCGCTCGGCCACCTTCGACGAATATGCGATCGCCGAGATCCAGCGCGCCGCGGCCACGGGCATCTATGACATCCGCGGCTTCGGCGCCAAGCGCAAGGTTCCGCATTTCGACGATCTCGTCTTCCTCGGCGCGTCGGTGTCGCGCTATCCGTTGGAAGGCTATCGCGAGAAATGCGCGACCGACATCATGCTCGGGACGCGTTTCGCGAAGAAGCCGATCCATCTCAAGATTCCCATCACCATCGCCGGCATGAGCTTCGGCTCGCTCTCGGCCCAGGCCAAGGAAGCCCTGGGCCGGGGCGCCAGCCAGATGGGCACCAGCACGACCACGGGCGATGGCGGCATGACCCAGGAGGAGCGGGGCCATTCCAACATCCTGGTCTATCAGCTCCTGCCGTCGCGCTATGGCATGAACCCCGACGATCTGCGCAAGGCCGATGCGATCGAGGTGGTGGTCGGGCAGGGCGCCAAGCCCGGCGGCGGCGGTATGCTGCTGGGGCAGAAGATCTCGCCGCGCGTCGCCAAGATGCGCACCCTGCCGGAGGGCATCGACCAGCGCTCCGCCTGCCGGCATCCCGACTGGACCGGGCCCGACGATCTCACCATCAAGATCCAGGAGATCCGCGAGATCACCGACTGGGAGAAGCCGGTCTATGTCAAGATCGGCGCGACCCGGCCCTATTACGACGTGGCGCTCGCGGTGAAGTCCGGCGCCGATGTGGTGGTGCTGGACGGCATGCAGGGCGGCACGGCCGCCACCCAGGAAGTCTTCATCGAGCATGTCGGCATCCCGACCCTGGCGGCGATCCGCCCGGCGGTGCAGGCGCTGCAGGATCTCGACATGCATCGCAAGGTGCAGCTCATCGTGTCGGGCGGCATCCGCAACGGCGCGGACGTGGCCAAGGCCCTGGCGCTGGGCGCCGATGCCGTCTCGATCGGCACGGCCGCGCTGATCGCGCTGGGCGACAACGATCCGAAGCTCGATGCCGAGTATCGCAAGATCGGCGCCACGGCCGGCACCTATGACGATTGGCATGAAGGCCGCGATCCCGCCGGCATCACGACCCAGGATCCGGAGCTGGCCAAGCGCCTCGATCCGATCAGGGCCGGCCACAAGCTGGCCAATTATCTGGCCGTGCTGACCATGGAGACGCAGATCATCGCGCGCGCCTGCGGCAAGAGCCATGTGCTCAATCTCGAGCCCGAGGATCTGGTGGCGCTGACGATCGAAGCCGCCGCCATGGCACGCGTGCCCTTGGCTGGGACCAATTGGATCCCGGGGCAGGGCGGGCTTTAG